One segment of Plasmodium vivax chromosome 14, whole genome shotgun sequence DNA contains the following:
- a CDS encoding hypothetical protein, conserved (encoded by transcript PVX_101315A), translating to MYNNQNGKAVPGTNGGQSYGAVYNHGASYNYSYGQGKGNNDQKGYYYDAPARATAANGGLYDEFSLNEFSSTKIRHGFIRKVYSILSIQLLMTFGSSALAVLYQPFNTFIVANYTLLFILGIILSLPIMIALACSPNMARKYPSNYFLLLLITVGMTLIVTLASARTNSEIFFYAFGTTSVVVVGLTIFAFQTKWDFTGWYVYLFMAFLILMVLGIVGIFVRSKVFNLVFAGISAFLLSVSIIVDTQLIIGGKHKKYEFSVDDYIFATLALYMDIINLFLSILSIFSNAD from the coding sequence ATGTATAACAACCAGAATGGAAAGGCAGTCCCCGGAACCAACGGGGGCCAGAGCTACGGAGCTGTGTACAACCACGGCGCTTCCTATAACTACAGTTATGGacagggaaaaggaaacaatGACCAAAAGGGATACTACTATGATGCACCCGCAAGGGCCACAGCAGCCAATGGAGGGCTGTACGACGAGTTCTCCCTGAACGAATTCTCCTCCACCAAGATAAGACATGGCTTTATTAGAAAAGTATATTCCATCCTGTCCATCCAGCTCTTGATGACTTTTGGCTCTTCAGCATTGGCAGTTCTGTACCAACCATTTAATACGTTTATAGTGGCCAACTACACCCTGTTATTTATCCTCGGTATTATTTTAAGCTTACCCATAATGATAGCCTTGGCTTGTTCCCCCAATATGGCCAGAAAGTACCCAAGCAAttatttcctccttcttctaaTAACCGTTGGTATGACCCTAATTGTGACGTTAGCAAGTGCCAGAACAAACtcggaaatatttttttatgcctttgGGACAACGTCTGTTGTGGTGGTAGGGTTAACCATCTTTGCTTTTCAAACCAAATGGGATTTCACCGGATGGTACGTGTACCTCTTTATGGCCTTCTTAATACTAATGGTGCTAGGCATTGTAGGCATTTTTGTGCGCAGCAAAGTCTTTAACTTAGTGTTTGCAGGAATTAGCGCCTTCCTCTTGTCCGTTTCGATCATCGTGGACACGCAACTCATTATTGGTGGAAAGCACAAGAAGTATGAGTTCTCCGTTGATGACTACATTTTCGCCACCTTGGCCCTGTACATGGAcataattaatttgtttcTCTCCAtcttgtccattttttccaacgcTGATTGA
- a CDS encoding hypothetical protein, conserved (encoded by transcript PVX_101320A; Apicoplast targeted protein. Curated by Stuart Ralph, Walter and Eliza Hall Institute of Medical Research, Australia.) has protein sequence MNSRTPCVVLYAVSLVVCALVIFSLNRYERQGVPLHKLSSTSALVQEVCNADGRGKPKGGRQNRSIEKVSHLRLNLFIILTDGEGGTDSLGEILQEYFLSQIEFEWRDKPVAQSLSDVKELFYVNPLLINKEQMRSDTSGELANACLGSPPEKGGVHDTLSNRYFICLSENREEKDTSVAFTLKRNNAIHVKFSQGGGGENHPNEHYHLLAEETWRVVKRVFFFKPANRSLFFSPELDLNFYLASSLYNEGNYKRGRHGKGGEGSRSGGETKDPRSDAPKEGGPNGCGSNEGGPKEGGPNEAASNQSASNQSAPNQSAPHPNVATWDFHNQVYYPYLRNFTEQLLNVFQINVHSQIIANVDLFKISEKVKEAGGKRVIILDRANKLTSVFDEVTFGDILSKPTYHIPKSINLMAVFPSGGEIHFYNPPTGRLETTVSFAEWGVVHVNNSLQRGDTSQKKQGEKKERKKELTDVSEEAPLISGLFISHLRQLLGLVPNFFNYIYTIFDVEEYTVQYVRSESTDEGNSFLYSIRREDNLVFSFSYETPMRSGIFRFEILALMREAYIYYVVESLTNLGKFVSLTKVSIYFRVPPHALHVFNDTLEKVKCSLDLMRGADGCKISHLGRSVREVLQSYGGKDQAKSGGGTSGGTHEGGGEDNRRAEAALLRETYFRAAIILAQSAYQDSLQLLSDDAFSIYDILSKDFLLASVLPVLIPYAIPVTFSLFRELFRSIKLAKEKRKVD, from the exons ATGAACTCGAGGACGCCGTGCGTGGTCCTCTACGCAGTGTCGCTGGTGGTGTGCGCGCTGGTGATTTTCTCCCTTAACAGGTACGAGAGGCAAGGGGTGCCGCTCCACAAGCTGAGCAGCACCTCTGCGTTGGTGCAGGAGGTTTGCAATGCGGAcgggagggggaagccaaaggggggaaggcaaaacaGGTCTATCGAGAAGGTCTCCCACTTGAGACTAAACCTCTTCATCATATTGACAGATGGAGAGGGAGGCACCGATTCGTTGGGGGAAATACTGcaggaatattttttgagCCAAATTGAGTTTGAGTGGAGAGATAAGCCAGTTGCACAGAGCCTCTCCGATGTGAAGGAGCTCTTTTACGTGAACCCACTCCTCATTAATAAAGAGCAGATGAGAAGTGACACCTCGGGGGAATTGGCCAATGCATGTTTGGGAAGCCCCCCCGAGAAGGGAGGTGTCCATGATACGCTAAGCAATAGGTACTTCATATGTTTAAGTGAAAACCGAGAGGAGAAAGACACCAGCGTTGCTTTCACGCTGAAGAGGAACAACGCCATCCATGTGAAGTTCAgccaagggggagggggagagaacCACCCCAACGAGCACTATCACCTCCTGGCAGAAGAAACCTGGAGGGTGGTAAAAcgggtctttttttttaagcccGCAAATcggtccctttttttcagcCCCGAATTGGACTTGAATTTTTACCTGGCCAGCAGTTTGTACAACGAGGGGAATTACAAAAGAGGGCGGCACGGCAAAGGCGGTGAGGGGAGCAGAAGTGGAGGAGAGACGAAGGACCCCCGGAGTGATGCTCCAAAGGAAGGCGGTCCAAACGGATGCGGTTCAAACGAAGGCGGTCCAAAGGAAGGCGGTCCAAACGAGGCCGCTTCAAACCAATCCGCTTCAAACCAGTCCGCTCCCAACCAATCCGCTCCACACCCCAACGTCGCCACGTGGGACTTCCACAACCAGGTGTACTACCCCTACCTGAGGAACTTCACCGAGCAGCTGCTGAACGTCTTCCAAATAAACGTGCACTCGCAAATCATCGCCAACGTAgatttgtttaaaatttcgGAGAAGGTGAAGGAGGCGGGAGGCAAGCGGGTGATCATCCTCGATAGGGCAAACAAACTGACGAGCGTTTTTGATGAAGTCACTTTTGGGGACATTCTGAGCAAGCCAACGTACCACATTCCGAAGAGCATCAACTTGATGGCTGTCTTCCCCAGTGGAGGTGaaatccatttttacaatccACCCACGGGGAGGCTCGAAACGACTGTCTCCTTTGCAGAGTGGGGCGTCGTACATGTAAATAATTCGCTCCAACGGGGGGACACTTCGCAGAAGAagcagggggaaaagaaagaaagaaaaaaggagttaaCCGACGTGTCAGAGGAGGCTCCCCTGATTAGCGGCTTGTTCATTTCCCATTTGAGGCAACTGTTAGGACTAGTACccaacttttttaattacatctACACCATCTTCGATGTAGAGGAGTATACTGTGCAGTACGTGCGGAGTGAATCCACCGATGAGGGCAACTCCTTTTTGTATTCCATTCGGAGAGAGGATAACCtcgtgttttccttttcctacGAGACCCCTATGAGGAGTGGTATTTTTCGCTTCGAGATTTTGGCCCTCATGCGGGAGGCTTACATCTACTACGTGGTGGAATCGCTGACGAATTTGGGCAAGTTCGTGTCTCTAACGAAAGTGAGCATTTATTTTAGAGTGCCCCCGCACGCTCTTCACGTTTTTAATGATACCCTGGAGAAGGTTAAATGTAGTTTGGATCTCATGCGAGGAGCGGATGGCTGCAAAATTTCCCACTTGGGAAGGTCCGTTCGGGAGGTTTTGCAGTCGTACGGTGGGAAGGACCAAGCGAAGAGTGGCGGTGGCACCAGTGGAGGTACCcacgaaggggggggagaggatAACCGGCGCGCAGAGGCAGCTCTGCTGCGGGAAACGTACTTCAGGGCGGCGATCATCTTGGCGCAGAGCGCGTACCAGGATTCCTTGCAG CTCCTGAGCGACGACGCCTTCTCCATTTACGACATCCTTTCGAAGGACTTCCTGCTGGCCTCCGTGCTCCCCGTGCTCATTCCCTATGCAATCCCCGTCACGTTTTCGCTCTTCAG gGAGCTATTTAGAAGCATCAAACTGgcgaaggagaagcggaaggTGGACTGA
- a CDS encoding hypothetical protein, conserved (encoded by transcript PVX_101325A) produces the protein MNKMKSEERRSSNDSSVKSKSGGKPTALSLERKKSAGGEDRAPDKDNKSGGGSGGGSGGGSGGSSWNNPSEANHSRAESASKKKSEKSAEQGGKTNASHGSEKSHDQGKSKSASSSNSRSKVDSSKTNEKKEGLKNVKSFKSSTSESLKHKGSNSRESVKSNKSKSEKGGGASGGGGSGGGGSGGGGSGGGGSGGATEDGKKDKSPHPSEDKKKKPLPNDKHDVKVSNKLISKNSKPKNVSSSSNGGPSTSHSSGSANKGGDEKSKTSVPPSAQKEGIKGQAPAGSNSSSKGGSSKNDSSKSGSAKNDASKSGSTKNDSSKSGSSKNDSSKGGSSKSDPSKSDPSKSGSTKNDASKSAPPKSLPSKSASSKNTPSKSTPAKSTPAKSTPSKSEPSKSESSKGEQSKGESSKGGSSKSGSSKNEAPKGGASKNSLSRNDSIRSSSSKNVASKSDALRSSSTKSLSKNGNLETVSGENVKKEKKAPAVSAASAASAASAASLASSSSKVGKKSSEDVGELMSTHTASSKEEGSRASRGVSDGKKKVKAERSEKTEKEKGNKNVSEKDAVKNSLSKSSKSGGAETVSKKDVSKKDVPKKDAPKKEVSKDVSKDAPKDVSKKGSSDQKKKKSSSKSSSKKDRRGDSKLSKSKSSSKSSGKSSGKDKGKSAKYNEEEEDTEEGESEVDDAENDEEGESEVEETENDEEGEEEEGVEAGQGEEAGDDKEEEEEEEEDDEDEDDDDEDDDDDDDEYRENDSKRRSSSSSKQAAKKDGAAKKKKKRSSFSLKKKKRYPKGGQQDVGKSGDKSGDKTVSKSISKSSSKSSSKSSSKSSGKSGGKSKKAVKKEKKKKKSSKEKEKGKNNVKGENASEKDSEENYFDDDEFALKARRSVLEERERKRQMKESYIKQMKLPTYADDESILFINNPNYVMVLLFLTVYKDVLKMCWNFKDIDEMFQKKETTEFGRNFILKLFFFLGRYFNSKSIFMYKYISRIFEDKQASLARVVNFHELFPVLEGRREKKSKSGGGGGVSGVSGVSGTSGGGSSSKKKKDKKKDRKDKSKKKKVKAEGDVKVDELFDEETIEHDDVHDDLHDDPNDDPNDDPHDDPNGDLKEEEEEDEFDEEEDENESDNEVGEAEEADEAIDAEDPFEGRERDSPSNEANGAPKKLSSQGKAEQSSSDKLATQEEESHADRNLQTGDPQGKDGSSLGVADGESKASRANEGEALPAEKTHTQEGEEAVEGAEAAEATSIGRSGHLDGLVPQQGVTTTTTAATTAAAAATAANATSPNSGKPLGGADGQPTEGVKNEELGDNKGLSKKLFLEWDDLSVISKLRIIRMLLNLVLCESNNLKKMLTTEKINYNNGYLGKIKNEKYWLILNDTINIEFKLYVEKEEKGSFEFLCDDDDVLYSIGYNMLKDTETKVMGETIIERYNKICRERRNRSRILKQQKKLCSDFNLNGDSLLISKKRQHKQVEHFNFDSDKMRKKKNEGGSIYGGGAASGGGSYSSGVNANNPYALQKNNYQKNDRSFRLAARNAQKGNGLVGELDGLENQEYLRSGSAVVGVDGLISKGGATDAALLGSVGGASVAGVVLAAGGALAAGGALAAGGALAAGGAADGSLGALGAGGVVVKVPQKRGRKKKSEKKKRGRKKKILTEGGGATAVGGVAVGGVPAGVAGLVPDPNNPLGAVGQVKDAKKAAASSTRVKKSPYSKRTPKPAVSIKYGTRSHSTSKYKNEAIQFGDFALNHGVNPEPLYKNGNLEAKYFNPSMHVNNFISPNMSSAYGMQSNLLNMRGGKMGGSPGSYNFPYMYNPQLYGQYYMYNGNMYMMGGAAGGSAANGATISSAGTLNSSSMGPGGSGGSKGALSGNDPEGEGPSEVSGSGVAASSSSQMSGPMSMLNSVSGGISGGISGGISGGISGGISGGMNSGVNSAMNSGVNSAMNSGVNYIDPMGKYPPYVMNTGAISNLPSSPMYSALYSLKFPYMNNDVMNYNYNLSNFQNVGYDKMGKAGGGAAGAGAAPGAGAAPGVSPGAGAGMFKRYPNFMGGAFPPPYNNMSNPYANYNAYNIGYQRNEPYGSIPAGGVSPSAAAAAASTPGAGATAGTAASPAAGASGYHMANVKGRSGTNDMQSGAPTQEKSAAQLVPPAAPSGETNQKEETNRIENLANNMMMHPGSSAGINLGSSLGSSLGSSLGSSGKNASSMASLEKSVVQNDLNGSGKLAGGEVSASGYGAGERDISSLRAMPDGGVRLENANLNHPQPLHPSGAPSEGSLKLNGSGPSGSGPGGSGPSGSGPSGSGPGGSGQSGSGQSGSGQSGSGQSGSGQS, from the coding sequence ATGAACAAGATGAAGAGCGAAGAGAGAAGGAGCTCCAACGACTCAAGTGTGAAGAGCAAAAGTGGCGGCAAGCCGACCGCCCTCAGTTtagagaggaagaaaagtgCCGGCGGGGAGGACCGTGCCCCCGATAAGGACAACAAGAGTGGCGGCGGAAGTggcggtggaagcggcggaggaagCGGGGGAAGTAGTTGGAATAACCCCAGCGAGGCGAATCACAGCCGAGCGGAGAGCGCCTCCAAGAAGAAGAGCGAAAAAAGCGCCGAGCAGGGCGGAAAAACAAACGCCAGCCACGGCAGCGAAAAGAGCCATGACCAGGGCAAAAGTAAAAGCGCCTCGTCCTCCAACAGCAGATCCAAAGTTGACAGCTCGAAAACGAACGAGAAGAAGGAAGGCctcaaaaatgtcaaaagTTTTAAAAGCAGCACGAGCGAGTCGCTGAAGCATAAGGGATCCAACTCGAGGGAGAGCGTAAAGTCGAATAAgagcaaaagtgaaaagggaGGAGGTGCCAGCGGtgggggtggaagcggtgggggtggaagcggtgggggtggaagcggtggaggtggaagcggtggagccACGGAAGACGGCAAGAAGGATAAGTCCCCCCACCCCAGCGAggacaaaaagaagaagcccCTCCCTAACGATAAGCACGACGTTAAAGTAAGCAACAAATTAATTTCGAAGAATAGCAAGCCCAAAAATGTTAGCAGTAGCAGTAACGGTGGCCCTTCCACCAGCCACAGTAGCGGCAGCGCCAACAAAGGTGGGGATGAGAAGAGCAAAACGAGCGTTCCTCCATCCGCCCAGAAGGAAGGCATAAAAGGCCAGGCCCCCGCCGGCAGTAACAGTAGCAGCAAGGGGGGTTCCTCTAAGAATGACTCCTCGAAAAGCGGCTCAGCGAAGAATGACGCATCGAAGAGCGGCTCAACGAAGAATGACTCCTCGAAAAGCGGCTCATCAAAGAATGACTCTTCCAAGGGGGGCTCCTCCAAAAGTGACCCCTCCAAGAGTGACCCCTCCAAGAGCGGCTCAACGAAGAATGACGCTTCGAAGAGCGCCCCGCCAAAGAGCCTCCCATCCAAAAGCGCCTCCTCGAAAAACACGCCTTCGAAAAGCACCCCGGCGAAAAGCACCCCGGCGAAGAGCACTCCGTCGAAAAGTGAGCCATCGAAAAGTGAGTCATCGAAGGGTGAGCAATCGAAGGGTGAGTCATCGAAGGGTGGCTCCTCTAAAAGTGGCTCGTCCAAAAATGAGGCCCCCAAAGGTGGCGCTTCGAAGAATTCCCTTTCGAGAAATGACTCCATCAGAAGCAGCTCGTCAAAGAATGTCGCATCTAAGAGTGACGCGCTTAGAAGTAGCTCCACGAAAAGTCTTTCCAAAAACGGTAACCTGGAAACTGTTAGCGGCGAGAATGttaagaaggagaagaaggctCCGGCGGTATCGGCTGCTTCAGCTGCTTCTGCCGCGTCGGCTGCATCGTTGGCGTCAAGCAGCAGCAAAGTAGGCAAGAAGAGCAGCGAAGACGTGGGCGAGCTGATGAGTACCCACACGGCCAGTTCGAAGGAGGAGGGCTCCAGGGCCAGTAGAGGCGTCTCCGacgggaagaaaaaggtgaaggCGGAAAGGTCCGAAAAAacagagaaggaaaagggcaACAAAAACGTCAGCGAAAAGGACGCGGTGAAGAATAGCCTCTCCAAGAGCAGCAAGTCGGGGGGAGCTGAAACGGTTAGCAAGAAGGATGTCTCGAAGAAGGACGTCCCGAAGAAGGATGCCCCGAAGAAGGAAGTCTCGAAGGATGTCTCTAAGGATGCCCCGAAGGACGTATCGAAGAAGGGTTCCTCGGatcagaagaaaaagaagagcagCAGTAAGAGCAGCTCGAAGAAGGATCGTCGGGGAGACTCCAAATTGAGCAAGAGCAAGAGCAGCAGCAAGAGCAGCGGTAAAAGCAGCGGTAAGGATAAAGGCAAAAGCGCAAAGTAtaatgaagaggaggaggacaccgaggagggggagagcgAAGTGGATGACGCGGAGAATGATGAGGAGGGAGAGAGCGAAGTGGAAGAAACGGAGAATgacgaggagggggaagaggaggaaggtgTAGAAGCGGGgcagggagaagaagccggGGATgacaaagaggaagaggaagaagaggaagaagatgacgaggatgaagatgacgacgatgaagacgacgacgatgacgacgatgagTACCGAGAAAATGACTCGAAGAGACGGTCGTCTTCGTCGTCCAAGCAGGCCGCCAAGAAGGACGGCgcggcgaagaagaagaaaaagagaagctCCTTCAGCctcaagaagaagaagcggtACCCCAAGGGGGGCCAGCAGGATGTCGGCAAAAGTGGCGACAAAAGTGGCGACAAAACGGTCAGCAAGAGCATCAGCAAAAGCAGCAGCAAAAGTAGCAGCAAGAGCAGCAGCAAGAGCAGCGGCAAGAGCGGCGGAAAGAGCAAGAAGGCcgtgaagaaggaaaagaaaaagaagaagagcagcaaggagaaggagaagggcaAGAACAACGTGAAAGGCGAAAACGCGTCGGAGAAAGATTCGGAAGAGAACTACTTCGACGACGACGAGTTTGCGCTGAAGGCCAGGAGAAGCGTGCTGGAGGAGAGGGAGAGGAAAAGGCAGATGAAGGAAAGTTACATTAAGCAGATGAAGCTACCCACCTATGCAGACGATGAGTCCATCCTCTTTATTAATAACCCCAACTACGTGATGGTGTTACTCTTCCTAACTGTTTATAAAGATGTCCTCAAAATGTGTTGGAACTTCAAAGACATTGATGAGATGTtccagaaaaaagaaaccacCGAGTTTGGCAGGAATTTCAttcttaaattatttttctttctagGGAGGTACTTTAACTCTAAatctatttttatgtataaatacaTTTCGCGTATTTTTGAGGACAAGCAGGCTTCCCTGGCGAGGGTGGTGAATTTCCATGAGCTTTTCCCCGTGCTCGAGGGGagaagggagaagaagagcaagtcgggggggggcggcggtgTCAGCGGAGTCAGCGGAGTCAGCGGCACATCTggtggggggagcagctccaagaaaaaaaaggataaaaagaaGGACAGGAAGGACAAGagtaagaagaagaaggtcAAGGCGGAGGGGGACGTCAAGGTGGACGAGCTGTTTGACGAGGAGACCATCGAGCACGACGACGTGCATGATGATTTGCATGATGATCCGAATGATGATCCGAATGATGATCCGCATGATGACCCGAATGGGGActtgaaggaggaggaagaagaggacgagttcgacgaggaggaagacgaaaatGAGAGCGATAACGAAGTgggcgaagcggaggaggcgGACGAGGCGATCGACGCGGAGGACCCCTTCGAGGGACGCGAACGTGACTCCCCTTCGAATGAAGCGAATGGCGCGCCAAAGAAGTTGAGCAGCCAGGGCAAAGCGGAGCAGTCATCATCAGATAAGCTGGCCACCCAGGAGGAGGAGTCCCACGCGGATAGGAACCTCCAAACGGGGGACCCCCAAGGAAAGGACGGATCCTCGTTGGGCGTCGCGGACGGTGAAAGTAAAGCAAGCAGAGCGAACGAGGGGGAGGCACTCCCGGCGGAGAAGACGCACACccaggaaggggaagaagcggtggaagGGGCGGAGGCGGCGGAAGCGACATCCATCGGAAGGAGCGGCCACCTCGATGGGCTGGTGCCGCAGCAGGGAGTTACCACCACCACGACTGCTGCGACgactgctgctgctgccgctACGGCTGCGAATGCGACGTCTCCGAATAGCGGAAAGCCCCTCGGGGGGGCGGACGGCCAGCCCACCGAAGGAGTGAAGAACGAAGAGCTGGGAGACAACAAAGGGTTAAGCAAAAAGCTGTTTCTCGAGTGGGACGACCTGAGCGTGATCTCCAAATTGAGGATCATCAGAATGCTTCTGAACTTAGTGCTATGCGAAAGTaacaacttaaaaaaaatgttaacaacggaaaaaataaattacaataATGGGTACctggggaaaattaaaaatgagaaatacTGGTTGATTCTGAATGACACCATTAACATAGAGTTTAAGCTTTAcgtggaaaaggaggagaaggggagCTTCGAGTTCCTGtgtgatgatgatgatgtcCTGTATAGCATAGGCTACAACATGTTGAAGGATACGGAGACCAAGGTGATGGGGGAGACCATCATCGAGAGGTATAATAAGATCTGCAGGGAGAGGAGAAACAGAAGCAGAATTTTAAAGCAACAGAAGAAGCTCTGCTCCGATTTTAACCTGAATGGTGATTCGCTGCTAATCTCCAAGAAGAGGCAGCATAAGCAGGTGGAGCACTTTAATTTTGACAGTGATAAgatgagaaagaaaaagaatgaGGGTGGTAGCATCTAcggagggggggcagccTCAGGAGGGGGTAGCTACTCCTCTGGGGTGAATGCCAACAATCCGTATGctctacaaaaaaataattaccaGAAGAATGATAGATCGTTTAGGTTAGCTGCGAGGAATGCTCAGAAGGGTAACGGGCTGGTGGGCGAGTTGGATGGGCTGGAAAATCAGGAGTACTTGCGAAGTGGAAGCGCCGTTGTTGGTGTGGATGGCCTTATTAGCAAGGGGGGGGCGACGGATGCGGCTCTGCTTGGCAGCGTTGGAGGGGCGTCCGTAGCAGGAGTGGTGCTAGCAGCGGGAGGGGCGCTGGCAGCAGGAGGGGCGCTGGCAGCAGGAGGGGCGCTAGCGGCAGGAGGGGCCGCTGATGGGTCCCTTGGCGCGCTGGGCGCCGGGGGCGTCGTGGTGAAGGTCCCCCAGAAGAGGGGCCGGAAGAAAAAGtcggagaaaaaaaaaagagggcgCAAGAAGAAGATTCTcaccgagggggggggagccacAGCAGTCGGAGGAGTAGCCGTCGGAGGAGTACCCGCGGGAGTAGCCGGGTTGGTGCCCGACCCGAACAACCCACTGGGAGCGGTAGGCCAGGTGAAGGACGCGAAGAAAGCCGCGGCTTCCTCCAccagggtaaaaaaaagccCCTACTCCAAGAGGACCCCCAAGCCAGCAGTGTCGATCAAGTACGGTACGAGGAGTCACTCCACCAGTaagtacaaaaatgaggCGATTCAGTTTGGAGACTTTGCCCTAAACCATGGGGTAAACCCAGAACCACTGTATAAGAATGGAAATTTGGAGGCGAAATATTTTAACCCTAGTATgcatgtaaataattttataagccCCAATATGAGCAGCGCCTATGGCATGCAGAGCAACCTGCTTAACATGAGGGGGGGCAAGATGGGCGGCTCCCCCGGGAGCTACAACTTCCCCTACATGTATAACCCCCAGCTGTACGGCCAGTACTACATGTACAATGGGAACATGTATATGATGGGCGGCGCTGCGGGGGGCTCGGCGGCAAACGGGGCGACGATAAGCAGCGCAGGCACGTTGAACAGCAGCAGCATGGGCCCCGGCGGCAGTGGCGGAAGCAAGGGAGCTCTGAGTGGCAACGACCCGGAGGGAGAAGGACCCAGTGAGGTGAGTGGAAGCGGGGTGGCCGCTTCGTCGAGCAGCCAGATGAGCGGCCCGATGAGCATGCTGAACTCGGTGAGCGGCGGGATTAGCGGCGGGATTAGCGGCGGGATTAGCGGCGGGATTAGCGGCGGGATTAGCGGCGGGATGAACAGCGGGGTGAACAGCGCGATGAACAGCGGGGTGAACAGCGCGATGAACAGCGGGGTGAACTACATAGATCCCATGGGCAAGTACCCCCCGTACGTGATGAACACAGGCGCAATAAGCAACCTGCCGTCCAGCCCCATGTACAGCGCCCTCTACAGTTTGAAGTTCCCCTACATGAATAACGACGTGATGAATTACAATTACAATTTGAGCAACTTCCAGAATGTGGGCTACGACAAAATGGGCAaggcggggggaggggcagcaGGGGCAGGAGCGGCACCAGGGGCAGGAGCGGCACCTGGAGTATCCCCCGGGGCGGGGGCGGGCATGTTCAAGAGGTACCCCAATTTCATGGGCGgagctttcccccccccgtacAACAACATGAGCAACCCATATGCTAACTACAACGCGTATAACATTGGCTACCAGAGGAATGAACCCTACGGGTCGATCCCCGCAGGGGGGGTGTCGCCAtcagcagcggcagcggcgGCTTCCACGCCCGGAGCGGGGGCCACTGCCGGAACGGCCGCTTCCCCAGCTGCAGGTGCGAGCGGCTACCACATGGCCAATGTGAAGGGGCGAAGTGGAACCAATGACATGCAGAGCGGAGCGCCAACCCAGGAGAAGTCAGCAGCACAGTTGGTCCCGCCAGCCGCTCCATCGGGCGAGACAAACCAGAAGGAAGAGACAAATCGAATTGAAAATCTAGCGAACAACATGATGATGCACCCAGGGAGTAGCGCAGGCATAAATCTTGGTAGCAGTCTTGGTAGCAGTCTTGGTAGCAGTCTTGGTAGCAGTGGAAAGAATGCCAGTTCTATGGCTAGCTTAGAAAAAAGTGTTGTTCAGAATgacctgaacggttcaggcAAATTGGCAGGAGGGGAGGTGTCCGCTTCAGGTTACGGCGCTGGCGAAAGGGACATATCATCTTTGAGGGCGATGCCGGATGGTGGAGTCCGATTGGAAAATGCCAATCTGAATCACCCGCAGCCCCTTCACCCGAGTGGGGCTCCCTCGGAAGGAAGTTTAAAGCTGAACGGGAGTGGCCCAAGCGGGAGTGGCCCAGGCGGGAGTGGCCCAAGCGGGAGTGGCCCAAGCGGGAGTGGCCCAGGCGGGAGTGGCCAAAGCGGGAGTGGCCAAAGCGGGAGTGGCCAAAGCGGGAGTGGCCAAAGCGGGAGTGGCCAAAGCTGA
- a CDS encoding hypothetical protein, conserved (encoded by transcript PVX_101330A), producing the protein MRRLFRNFLRVVNAREKNELDDSALRELKRWGREKVLRNDQVLEEYLTYRQVLHDCSKFLSENEEKSEGDKIETVANYVGLTTVAAKRGRSTHVHT; encoded by the coding sequence ATGCGAAGGCTATTTAGGAACTTCCTGCGCGTTGTGAACGCCCGGGAGAAAAACGAGCTGGACGATAGCGCCCTCCGGGAACTGAAAAGATGGGGCCGGGAAAAGGTCCTCCGGAATGACCAAGTGCTGGAGGAGTACCTGACCTATCGGCAGGTGTTGCACGACTGCTCCAAATTTTTgagcgaaaatgaagagaagaGCGAGGGAGACAAAATCGAGACGGTGGCAAATTATGTGGGCCTCACAACGGTTGCCGCGAAAAGGGGCAGAAGTACCCATGTGCATACGTGA